tttctatcattatttttatttattataaccgAATTCAtcaatgaaaacatattttattctttaaataattaatttaatttatggtGTTTATTCATACTTactcattaataataattgatcttcgaattaataataaaattttcaaggTACTGTGACACTCTAATAACAtgtttacataataatataaaaattagaatttatactTTTACTAACTTTAATGTAATTTACGGTTCAAGGTTTTTTGCATTATCCTTGTTAGAAAGATAGTTTTTGCATTAAGAGAAAATTTAGAGGTGCATGAAGAAACCTTGAAGGTACAAGAAGATAGTTTTTGCATTAAAAGAAAGTTTAGAGGTGCACGGAGAAACCTTGGAGGTACATGAAGAAGCCCCTTAATAAACCTTGTctattaataaattagtttcACCACAgtttatcttaataatttttaatttattttcttaagccACTTTAagtaatttatgaaaataagctaaaatgctaccttttattttctattacttttgttgttgttaatttatttaagatttctTTTTACCTCAGATAATTAAaggtcattttattttataacttatcatctaatttcatcaaacactttcaattttataagtTACTTTACAAGATCAATGTGTTTTTGACTGAACTTATACGTTTGTAAGCTTTTCACCTACTTCATAAGGAGTTTTTAGTATAAGCAAATTtattagagacaaaaaaaaaggcAAGCATCAGAATTGCATACAACAACAGTACCATGTTTGGCTTAACTGCAGCTGAGAATGCTACTTAAACATATGTTCTTCATAAATAATACACAGCCAGCTGATATGGATATATAAAGCTGCTAAGTGAGGCATGgttaacaacaaaataaagtgtAAGTATAGTGTGTTCATTTCTTCACTTAGAGGTTATAACCCTTTTCAATGAAAAATTCTTTAGTTTTTCTACATCTTGTACGATTTTGTATCAGAAGTTGAGTGAGTGAGTGGCATCGTGTGCAATGGAGTGAGGCATCTGTGTGCCCGAGTGTGTGGAGATCATAAAGAGATTAACAAGGATACGGTCAACAAAACATCATCCTAAAAGATGAGATCAGAAATGTCATTTGCAAAAACACCATTTcacaaaaatgtaaataaataaaataaacgtTTGTGAATGAAGTTGCTGAATGCAGGTTGTTCTTCAAGAAGTTAAGAGAGAAATTTCACCACCAAATTTACAGAGTACAGATTCAGAGCGTTAGGATTGATCAACTTATGCAATCATAACCTTAAGCATGATACAACAGTTAAATACTACGAATTCAACCTGCAAAAATACAAAAGAGGACAAGAAACTATCACCACACACATCGATATGTGACATGCATCTGGGTGATTTCACCACTATAGGTAACTTTAACTACTTGGCCCCTCTCAAGTCCATAATATCGTGCAATTGCATCAGTCTTTAGCATGCGGGGAAGCTGAAAACACCAAAACTTAATATAAGAGTGCTTGTCTTGGAATATGAAATTTAACATTCATGCAAAAGTTATACTATGATATGTTCTCAACTATTATTATCACACAATTTCGTCTATCGATAGCACATGGAGAAGCTAAGAACAAGAAAGCTTAACATATATGTTCGACTATGAAAATAACACAGAATTTAAGATCCATAGAATAGAATACAATTTGTATATGTTTAATAGAAGAATGAATACAAATATCAGTATTCCATATGGCTAAGCACATTTAATCAGAACAAACATGTTTCCATCATTTCAAGAATAAAACTTATATACTAATTTCTCACCATTGGttcattaaattcattttatttctttttatcatgtaCTTTGGCAACAGACTTCTTCAGATCTTTTGACTCTATATGCAGAAGTCAGACACACATCAGCCCTGTTTAAAATGTTCTTGCTGTATCATACAGAACTTGCGGGGATATATTAGATAAGTCCTTAAAGATTGAGCAGATCTTAGCACAACACTCTTTCTAAATGCAGTGGAGTTTACAACTCAAGGTCATGCATTGGTTTTCACAATTACCGTGACGGAAAGTGTATATGTTTATCTATATTTGTATTTACTACAACATGATTAAGTACAACACTATAGCAGGCCACTACTTGAGAAACCACAGCAAAGTAGCACATATCTAGGCAACAATTGAGTCAATTATCAAAGTGTAAAAGTTTAGTTAAATATTTCAATGTGAAACCAATGCGATCTCCAACAGAAATTGGTTTCATTGGGTAAAGTCAAAATGCAACTTCGTTTTATCTACACATGACTGAATCTAAACTGCACAAGTTCACTGAAGATGCAccatagaaaaattaataacttaaataGAAGGGTCCATATCCAGGGCATAGACAATTCAGAAAGACGAGGTTCGTGTCTGAGACAGGCTTTTCCAAATTGCATTAACTGACCTGCTTTTCTTCTATATTGAACTTCTTCAGGAGATTTTTCTTCTGCCTATCAGTCAGCACTTGATGCTTTGGCTTCAACACATGCTTTGTAATATTAACAAGCAAATCTGTGATCTGAACAGCAAGGAAAAAAGATTTACACGGGTTTTTGGGCAATAAACGAAGTTTTTGTCAGCATAGATAAGAAAATCAGTCAATAAGTTTCATATTAgaggaaaatgaaataatagaGACATCTTTCATGTTATaggtattattaaaaaaacaacttagtTGTAACAAGGGCAAGTGCTTGGTGGATCACAACTGAAGCAAATATGGGTACAAAGTGAAGCCATTCAGGATGAGATGCCATAGGTAGTCAAAATTTGCAAGCATCACAAAGGTAGACAAACTCCCAGTTTATGCATGACAGAATATCAGATATACTTGAAGATTGAATAAACAGGGACTTCAGTACATATATATTCATGCTTGACACACATGTGTTAAATGATCATAACAGTTTAAATAGCACAGTTTTCTATCACATGAAGAAATTTGTAAATTGAGAAGATTGTCTCGCTATATATGCCATGTATTGATTGGACCTCTCCTACTAATGAACTAAGAAATAGAATCCTGAAGTTTCCAAGCTTCTAATCTGTCTTCAATTAGCCAAGTAATTATAACCTGTTCTCCAACATACTAACcacttttaaaacaatttctgACTTCAAAGTGTACAAGgaattattttcactttcttcatctttcacttcCACAAAGGAACAATTTCCTGCTGAACCTTATTCTTTACCACTTACATTGTACTGGCCATTTTTAAGTTGCATCTTCATGAAACTATAGACGTGTACTCCAATACAGTATGAACATAGAAATGCAGAAAACGGTGAGTGACAAAATTATGACAACATATGAAGTTAGTAAAAAATCATCACGTAGAgcacaatttttaattatgagaTAGAATCAATCATTTGAAAGTTAGTGTCGGTAAATAAATACTatcatttatctatttattattgTACACAGTATTTCTACTTATGTTCGTGTAAAattcataaaagtaaaaaaatgtagTTGAGAGTGTTCAGCTTTCAGAGTGTCCGAGTTAGATTGATAGCAAAAGCATGTGTGAGTTATGATCTGAGAGAAAGCCATGGATTTTGGTTAAGGAAAAAGCTCTTGCTTTCAATAAATCAACACTTAGTTTCTAAACTGATAGAAATCAAGAGGAAGGAGTGAAAAAGGGGAGAGAATCAAAGAAACCTCCTGCCGTGAAACCATTAACTGAATGACTTACTGAAATTTGATGGTTCAGCCACACTTAACAGTTAGGAGGACTTATGCACAAAACTCAATATCCTATCAACTTAACAGCTAGAAGGTTGTTTTGAAAGAGGGTCACAGCCAGAGTCTTGGCAGCAAAGTTAAGGTTTTAGGGGTGTTCACAATCCAATCCCAGccacaaattataattttgctAAGGTGGCTGCAATTTAAAACCTTGTCCAAAGCAGTTAAACTGATAGCTGAGCATAACTGAAGTGAATACTAGTATTACTCAAACACCACGGAACATCTGACATAGGTTTGTTCAACATGGTAACCACAACTATTTTAAGTGCACAGAGGTCAATAATGAAAACCGTGTCAACCAATCCTGCTAGAAATACAACATGCAGTTTTATATTATCCACCTAAAGATAGAACAAATAAAACGCAAACCAATCTGTAGAACATttatgaaagatatttgagatAGAATCACAAACCTGGAAAATTTCAACCTTGAAGGAAAAAAGTTCAACGGCTTTCAAGGCCTGGCTAGTAACATGACTCTCCACTATCAATATAAGACCACTCAAAGTGTCTCTATTAACAATCTGTCCCGCAATGTTCCGAATGGCAGTAACTTTCACAGAACCCGGTCCGCAGAAAATTACTAAAATCTGCAATCATCCAGAAACTGATTTTACTACAAATGCAAATTCTCAGTCATTTTCAGGTGATCGGTCCCTAAACTTCCTTTTGACAGAGAGATAGAAAGATAACTTTTTCTCTGAATACGTCATACATAATTTAAGTAGTAAAAAACACCAAGACAAAttcaatttacaaaaaaaaaaaaaaaattggtagtAAACATGTAATCACTTTCAGACTTAAACCTCAGGACAGAAATAACTTCACTAAATCAATAAGACCAACTTAACAAAATGAATTTCATCCAAAATAAATTTTGCTTCAAAGTCTCAAAAGTCCGGTCAGACAGGGTAAATCAAATGTGTCAtgcagatgaaaaaaaaaaaaagtgatcgAAAACAAAAAAACCCAGGAAATATGACCATTCAGTAAACATAAGTAGATTCTTTACACCTGTAAAGTAGTAAAAAACACACTGCCagtatataaaaattgaatttttccGTAGATTTCAGGGAAAGACATTGAAATTGAGGGAGAAAGATAAGAGGGGCTGCGTTGGgcggagaagagatgaagaaaaggaTACCCTTTTGGAAGGGTTGGTGGCGTGATTGAGGGAGAGGCGGAGACGGTCAGGGTCGGGGGAATGACCATGCATGTGGCGGAATTGGGAGAGAGAAAGGTCGATTTCGCTGGAGGGAATGGAGTAGCCTCTGTCTCTGAGCATTTCCAAAGTGGTTCTGCGAGACAAGTAGTATCTGTGACTTTCAACGCTGCCATCATCGATGAACTTACTCAAACACCCTTTCACTTGTTCtgcttcttcttgttcttctccttctcctcccaCTCTCGCCAATTCGAACCCGTTCTCAGCTGCCATCTCTCTCTCACTGTGAATCACAGCCACTtctgttcaaatttttctttttatttcactGCTGATTGCGagcattaaattaaaactgacatattcattttcatatttcgattttttgatgaatttatttaatagatgatgaaaatatgaaaatttataaaaaaaaaaaattataccagTACCAGTATAACTTTTAAATGTACAGAGTACTTGTAGAAAGTCCATATATTatgtattcatttttatttaatctcgGAGAAGATCCAATACaacatttttctcttaaataaattgtcataaattattcaatcacaatttcaatataaaaaatttttaatttttcttgttgtattgatgtgaaattttagtgtttgtatattttaaaaacatacatattataaatgcaatatttctgtCAATAAACTTTAATGGTtacaatagtaataataataagtaatactattatattcctttttttaatataacgtGGTTAGGTcatagataaatttatataaaaaaagtgagTATGTCAATCCACTGAATTGAACAATTTAtgagaataattgtataattaattaaataagaatgttatcatattaatatgtaatatatatatatatatatatggggtttgctaacttgcgtacgcctgtttttcaattggtacattttagcaatgtgtaccgggtttcagtagacaaaaatacccttatatcatgaattctaagttttaaggttaagggtattttaataatattcattctcaaaattaaaaaaataaaaaaagaaacaggcaaacccttacccacctctatcattcctctcaactctttctctttcatctctttcacttcaaccttttcttttatctgTCATTCTTACTctagctccaattgaaaaaaaatcagaaatacttgtcttattttaataattttcattctcaaaactaaaaaaagaaacctcaaacccttacccacctccttcatctctctcaatcctttctctttcatctctctcactcaaacattttctctgtcatctctgcactagccccaactaaaaaaacactcattattaaataaaatggttagagaaaaaaatacttacataaataaaaaaattaaagcacctaattttttctttatataattttaaataaaatttcaagatttagaatttttattgtttgattttatcgttgagaaatttattgtattttgatttgttttttctttagtaaaggaaaacaagttaatgaatttctaccaaaaaaatttaaatggtcAGGGAGAAATGTTATGTAGTAGTCttagaatgtaaaggaaggatgctcataagtcttggtgtaaacttttttcggaaggtgaatatgtcaatgactcaactctttacaaaagtaaattgtttaataatgagtgtttttttagttgggactAGTGCAGAGAtaacagagaaaatgtttgagtgagagagatgaaagagaaagggttgagaggaatgaaagaggtgagtaagggtttgaggtttctttttttaattttgagaatgaaaaatattaaaataaggcaaatatttctgatttttattcaattaagcctaaaataaggatgagagagaaaagaaaaaggttggagtgaaagagatgaaagagaaagggttgagaggaatgagagaggtgagtacgATTTTGgcggtttctttttttattttattaattttgagaatgaaaattattaaaatacccttaaccttaaaacttagaattcatgatatataaggatatttttgtctactgaaacccggtacatattgttaaaatgtaccaactgaaaaacaggcgtacgcaagttaggaAACccctgtatatatatatatattagatacaATACTAGGATatccaaaaatgaaaatatcttgAAGTTGTTAATACTTTATAAAGGACCTGCGAAAGAAAGATAAATTTCTAAGAagttatttatcaataatattcacaagtattaattaattgatttaatgaTCAAGATATTCTGTAAGTACGTGAAGTAGttgaaaatggtaaaaaaattatattggaCGTGTCATTCCGTGAAAGATGATAAATGGAAATTATAAGATTGTATAAGTTTTAGCAAAAGCCAAGATAAATGGTATAATTACTTTAGATTTTATCTATATATGGAAAAACAATTTTGTACTGGTACCCTTAAAATGgtcaaataaaattatgatttattttacaagtttttGACCTATCTttacaatgattttttttttcattcatatatattatttattttctatttggaTTTACATTTTCAAAGGACTAgagtttttatttcaaaaactccTAAAATTTGTTTACATAAATTGATATGCTAAATTGAAagttattgaattaaattttttactgtGAGAATCATTTGGATTTTAACATAAAGTTTGTAGACAATCTACTTCTTCTGAGATTGGATCCAAGTGAAAGatttatgatgaaaaataaaaatgtcattgTTGATATAGCAAAGAAAAGAGattaaatggaaaagaaataatGTTTTAGCTCTTTATGTGACCTAGTTCAACTATAGTTTTGTATGAGAttacaagaaaagaaatcagtgatgcaaatttttctaaatttcacatcggataaagatatttagacaacatttttttgacaatatttgaacattgattacgtgtcaatctgtgattggtcaaaaattactccacaatcaataataataatcataaatattattgtggagtaatttttatCGAtgacagattgacacgtaatcaatgttcaaatcttatcaaaaaatgttgtctaaatatcgtTATCTTTTTACATCTAAGGTTACTAAGAAAACTAAAGAACAAAATTGAAAGAGTGTTAAAACTCATATTTATTGAGATGATCATGTATTTTGAATGAGGTTCAGcatagttaaaattatatataatgaaaatatatatataattttaaagatttgaaTGTAGTTAGTTGATATGTTAATCATTGAGAGTCAAATGTTAAGTTTCTAATATGGATATTATggatataatattgttatatatatatatatatatatatatatatatatatatatatatatatatatatatatattaaacattatGGAAGcatgattatataattaaatgaatggTTT
The sequence above is drawn from the Vigna radiata var. radiata cultivar VC1973A unplaced genomic scaffold, Vradiata_ver6 scaffold_154, whole genome shotgun sequence genome and encodes:
- the LOC106752541 gene encoding DNA-directed RNA polymerase V subunit 5A, producing MAAENGFELARVGGEGEEQEEAEQVKGCLSKFIDDGSVESHRYYLSRRTTLEMLRDRGYSIPSSEIDLSLSQFRHMHGHSPDPDRLRLSLNHATNPSKRILVIFCGPGSVKVTAIRNIAGQIVNRDTLSGLILIVESHVTSQALKAVELFSFKVEIFQITDLLVNITKHVLKPKHQVLTDRQKKNLLKKFNIEEKQLPRMLKTDAIARYYGLERGQVVKVTYSGEITQMHVTYRCVW